The following are from one region of the Ignavibacteriales bacterium genome:
- a CDS encoding DUF1573 domain-containing protein — MKKMFTLILMFSSLCCSQIVGPKISTHQMQFDFGKIKNNEKVTHDFIIYNTGGDTLEIKDVRAGCGCTAAKPDKNKLIPGESANINVKFDPFGRKGHQQKYVYISSNDKDTPELRLTFTADIEEEIPGVVKSSGAKLQLEYATHDFGIIQEGKVVEWTVSFKNVGDAILEIKDVKTSCGCTAAVVSGKSIKPGESGSLKIEFDSNNKSGKISKTVSIVSNDVINSSQTVVITADIQKKVD, encoded by the coding sequence ATGAAAAAGATGTTTACTTTAATATTGATGTTTTCCTCACTCTGTTGTTCGCAAATTGTGGGACCGAAGATATCTACTCATCAAATGCAATTTGATTTTGGTAAAATAAAAAATAATGAAAAAGTAACCCACGATTTTATTATTTACAATACTGGCGGAGACACGCTTGAAATTAAAGATGTTCGTGCTGGCTGCGGTTGTACTGCTGCTAAACCGGATAAGAATAAACTTATTCCAGGAGAATCCGCCAACATAAATGTTAAGTTTGATCCTTTTGGAAGGAAAGGACATCAACAAAAATATGTTTATATATCTTCTAATGATAAAGACACGCCAGAATTAAGATTAACTTTTACTGCCGATATAGAAGAAGAAATTCCAGGAGTGGTCAAATCAAGTGGAGCCAAATTGCAATTAGAATATGCGACTCATGATTTTGGAATTATTCAAGAAGGTAAGGTTGTTGAGTGGACGGTAAGTTTTAAAAATGTTGGTGATGCAATTTTAGAAATTAAGGATGTTAAAACTTCTTGCGGATGCACAGCAGCGGTTGTAAGCGGAAAATCAATTAAACCTGGTGAAAGCGGCAGCCTAAAAATTGAATTTGACTCTAACAATAAATCAGGTAAAATTAGTAAGACAGTTTCAATCGTGAGTAATGATGTAATCAATTCAAGTCAAACCGTTGTAATTACGGCTGATATACAAAAGAAAGTAGACTAA